A region of Candidatus Nanopelagicales bacterium DNA encodes the following proteins:
- the ccsB gene encoding c-type cytochrome biogenesis protein CcsB: MIGSNLTMAVDTSLAQLSNTLVYASMAAYTGSFIAFAASMAAGRGRAEVADQPALAKRESTATKGRAVTLAAQQRVSAAAGTTTTADRPPTENNDEDAAVPVIPGRKAGNIGTSLMWLATLMLAAGVIARGVSAGRPPWGNMYEFSLASAFAVSAVYLGISTRRDVRWLGVFVSGAVLLTLGTAVTVLYTESAQLVPALKSYWLAIHVSAAIICAGAFTVGAFVTVLYLVRDRAEKKAAAALAADRGNGQVQGWLSSRVPNAERLDAMAYRINAFVFPLWTFAVIAGAIWAENAWGRYWGWDPKETWAFITWVVYAGYLHARATVGWRGRKAAVIGLVGYGAFLFNYFGVNMFVSGLHSYAGVK, translated from the coding sequence ATGATCGGGAGTAACCTGACAATGGCGGTAGACACCTCGCTTGCGCAGCTCAGCAATACCCTCGTTTATGCGTCCATGGCGGCGTATACGGGGTCCTTCATTGCCTTCGCGGCATCCATGGCAGCAGGCCGTGGCAGGGCCGAGGTGGCGGATCAGCCGGCACTGGCCAAGCGCGAATCCACAGCGACCAAGGGCCGCGCGGTGACGTTGGCAGCCCAACAGCGCGTGAGTGCCGCAGCTGGAACCACCACGACGGCTGACCGTCCCCCGACGGAGAACAACGACGAGGATGCCGCGGTTCCGGTAATCCCCGGCCGCAAGGCCGGAAACATCGGCACCTCGTTGATGTGGCTGGCAACGCTGATGCTCGCCGCTGGCGTCATCGCCCGCGGTGTCTCGGCGGGTCGGCCCCCGTGGGGCAACATGTACGAGTTCTCGCTGGCCTCCGCATTCGCGGTCTCGGCCGTGTACCTCGGGATTTCCACCCGACGCGATGTCCGCTGGCTCGGGGTCTTTGTCTCCGGCGCGGTGCTTCTGACGCTGGGAACCGCAGTCACCGTGCTCTACACCGAGAGCGCCCAACTCGTCCCGGCGCTGAAGTCGTACTGGCTGGCGATCCACGTCAGCGCGGCGATCATCTGCGCTGGTGCATTCACTGTCGGTGCGTTCGTGACTGTGCTGTACCTGGTGCGTGACCGGGCGGAGAAGAAGGCCGCCGCAGCACTGGCTGCCGATCGGGGCAATGGTCAAGTTCAAGGGTGGCTGTCATCGCGGGTGCCCAACGCCGAACGGCTCGACGCAATGGCGTACCGAATCAACGCGTTTGTCTTCCCGTTGTGGACCTTTGCTGTCATCGCCGGTGCCATCTGGGCCGAGAACGCTTGGGGTCGTTACTGGGGCTGGGATCCCAAGGAGACCTGGGCCTTCATCACCTGGGTGGTTTACGCCGGGTACCTGCACGCGCGGGCCACCGTTGGGTGGCGAGGTCGCAAGGCAGCCGTGATTGGCTTGGTCGGCTACGGCGCATTCCTGTTCAACTACTTCGGTGTGAACATGTTTGTCAGTGGCCTGCATTCTTACGCTGGCGTCAAGTAG